CCGTGGACCCGGCACATCCTGGACGACCTGGGCTACGAGGGCCTCGCGGTCTGCGGCCAGGGCGCGCAGGTCTACCACGCGGGCGAGCACAAGCTGCTGACCTCGCTGACGCTGGACCGGCAGCTGGCCGGGCTCGCGCTCTCCAAGGTCGAGGCCGAGGTCGGTCCGCTGGCGCTGGCCGCGAGCCGCGACGGGCTCGACGGCGAAGTACTGGTCGGCCCCGGCTACCGCGTACAGGAGGGCCCCCTTCCGGCCGTCCTCGTTGAGGACCCGGCCGAGATGTGGTCCGCTCCGCTGAACAAGGTCTACATACAGCATCCCGAACTGGACGACGACGCACTGGCGAAGGCCGCGCGCGCGGCGGTCGGCAATCTGGTCGACGTGGTCATGGCAGGCCCGGGGGTAGTGGAGATCCTGCCGCTGGGACTCAGCAAGGCCACCGGCCTCTCGCTGGCCGCGCGCCGGCTGGGCGTGAAGGCGGCGGACACGATCGCCTTCGGTGACATGCCGAACGACATCCCGATGTTCGCATGGGCGCAGCACGGCGTCGCCATGGCCAACGCGCACGAGGACCTGAAGGCCGTCGCGCAGGAGATCACCGCGTCGAACGAGGACGACGGGATCGCCGTGGTGCTGGAGCAGTTGCTCTAACGGTCCGGGGCAGGTGCGGGTGCCTGAGGCGGAGGATGCGCGGATCGAACGCGCGCGGGTTTTTCGGCCCCGACGACGGCTTAGCAAGCCGCTGCCTTACCACTCGGCCAATCCTCCGGGAGGCGGCCGCGCGCGCGATGCGCGGTGACGGCCGCCGGGCGTGCTGCTCGGAGCGGCGCGGCGGAGCAGTCTCTGACTACTCCGATGCCGGCTCGGGCAGGCCCTGCTGGGAGCTCGACGGACTCGGACTCTCGGTCATCGCCGCGCTCCTCTCCCGGTCCGGGGGCTCGTTCCCGGCGTGTGCCGTAGCCCTTGCTGTTCCGTGCCGCTTGCTGTTCCGTGCTGCTTGCTGTTCCGTGCCGTCTACTGTGCCGTGTCCCCGAGGGCCAGTGCCACTCATTTACGGGTGGCACCGGCCCTCGGGCCTTCCTCAGCGGCTCCGGTTGCGGCGGCTCAGGTCCTTCAGGCCGCGTGCCAGCTCGTCCATGCGCCCGTCGAGCCGGACGATGTCCTCGGACACCCCGCCCAGCCGCACACTCATGGCGCCGACCACCTGATGGGTGACCTCCAGCCGCCGGTCGAGGACGTCGAGCCGATGTGACATCCGGTTGAGGACCGGCCCGAGCTCCTGCAGAGCGGTGCCGACTCCGGCGAGGCAGCTTTCAACCCGGGTGACGCGGTGTTCGAGCGAGACGTACCCGGCGCGCAAGTCCTGCTCGGCGTCGAGGAGATACGTACGGACGCATCGGGCGATGTCACTGTCGCGAAGAAGCATGGCGACGTTGAGGACGGTCCTGCGCGTGTAGAGAGTGAGCTGGGCGTGCGCCTGTGGATAACTTTCGCCCTGCCCGCCATCCAATAGGGACATCATGTCCCTATTAAAGACTCGCAGGTCAGAGCCTCGAAGAAGCCGAAGCCCGTTCTCCTCCATCTCTGCCCTATGGCGCTGGGTCACCTTCTTGACGACCTCTGTGGATACTTCGAAGTAGCGGGCCACGTCCTCGGTGCGAACGTGAACTCCATCCGGGAGCATGACAAGGCTCTTCACCTTGTCCAGGACGTCGACGCGCCCCATCTGTTCGACGCGCAGTGTGCGTGATTCGAGCAGGGCGACTTCCGTGGGCATGAGCATGCCTTCCGTTCAGGGAATCCGATGCCGAACAGTCCGGTCCGGTGCCAGGCAGTCCGGTGCCGGACGGACAGCCCTCTCCCCGGGCTTCAGGGGTGGAGGACGCTCACGGTTGCCACTCACTCAAGGACCGACCGGTGGGTGATCCCCCACCGCATCGGCTATCCGAATTTCACGAAAGCTACGACGCCACAGATTCCAGTTGCCTCCACGCAGCTTGGACAACGAACCGATAACCGTACAGTTACGCGTAGGACTGTCCGACATGCGACAACCCCCGTCCATCGGACGGGGGTTGTCGCACGGTGCGGCGGGAGGCCGCGTCGTCACTCCTCGCCGGCGAGCTTCAGGGTTCGGAGCTTCTGACCCGCGTACCAGGTCGCCACCACGGTGACCGCGGCCAGCAGGACCGTCGCAACCGGCAGACCGACGTCGGAGGTGATCGCGCCGCCCCCGCCGACCTTCTCCGCCACCGCGAGGGACCACTGCTGCACGCTGAGTGTGCGTGCACCCGGCACCAGACTGCCGAACAGGGCCTCCCAGACCAGTGCGTAGACGAGTCCGAGGACCACCGCGTGCCGGCTGATCGTGCCCAGCAGCAGGAACAGCGCGCTGTAGGCGATCGAGGCGACCAGTGCGGCGATCGTGTACGCCACGGCGATCTGCTGACCGTTGCCGTTGAGGATGAGACCGGCGATCAGGGTCGGCACCGCCGAGAAGACCATCGTCACCGCGATCGCCACGATCAGCTTGGTGAAGATGATCGTCGGCCGGGTCACCGGCTTGGACAGCAGATAGACGATCGAGCCGTCGTCGATCTCCGGCCCGATGGCGCCGGTCCCGGCGATCACGCCGATCAGCGGCACCATGGTGGCGATGGCGAATCCGCCCAGCACGTCCGAGGCCACCTGGTCGTCGGCCCCCGCGAACATCCGTACCGCCACCGCGATGACGATCAGAAGCGCGGGCAGGACGAACAGGATGGCGGCCCGGCGTCGGCCGAGCAGGGCCCGGTAGGTGAGCCGGGCGACTGTGGGGTCGTACATGACGTCACAGCTCCTTTCAGGCCACTACTCAGGCCGCTACGAGATAGGAAAAGACCGATTCGAGGGACTCGTCGGACGGCGAAACGGTCAGAAGGCGAATGCCCTGATCACGCGCCACCTTCGGCAGCAGCGTGGTGAAGCGCCCGAAATCGACGGCCTGGATACGCAGGGCGTTCTCACCGAGGTCGACCTCGATCCCGGCCGTCGACGGGTCGGCGATGAGCGCGGCGGCGAGGGCGCGGTCGTCGCTGGACCGTACGAGATAGCGGTGCGGGCGGTCCGTCATCAGACGGCGGATCTTCCGGAAGTCACCGGATGCCGCGTGCCTTCCCGCCACGATCACCTCGATGTGCGAGGCGAGTTGCTCGACCTCTTCGAGGATGTGGGAGGAGAAGAGAACCGTGCGGCCCTCAGCCCCCATCCGTCGCAGCAGTTCCATCAGCTGCATCCGCTGTCGCGGGTCCATCCCGTTGAACGGCTCGTCGAGCAGCAGCACGGACGGGTCGTGGACCAGCGCGGACGCCATCTTCACTCGCTGGCGCATGCCCTTGCTGTACGTGGAGATCTTGCGGTCCTGCGCGTACTCCATCTGGACCGTGGCCAGCGCGGCGGCCGCCTCGGCGTCGCCGAGACCGTGCAGTTCGGAGTTGGCCACGACGAACTCGCGACCGGTCAGGAAGTCGTACATCCCCTCGCGCTCCGGCACGATGCCGATCTGCCGGTAGACGGCCTCGTTGCGCCAGATCGCCTTGCCGTCGAGCGTGACCGTGCCCGTCGACGGGGCGAGGAATCCGGCCATCATGTTGATCAGCGTGGACTTGCCGGCGCCGTTGGGCCCGAGCAGACCGGTGACTCCCGGGCCCACAGTCATGCTCACGTCGTTGACGGCGACCACATTGCCGAACCAGCGGGACGTGTGGTCGATCTCGATGGTGGTCACAGCCCGACCCTCCGGTAGCGGCGCATCAGTACGGCGTACGAGCCGGCGACGAGCGCGAGAACAACGATCAGATAGACCACACCGGCACCGGCCCCCGGTCCTTCCCCTCCGGGGAAGGCGGAGGTCGCCCCGAGGAACGCGGTCTGCACGCCGTCGATGAGCGTGATCGGGGAGAAGAGCCCCAGCCACGGCACGGCCCCGGTGGACCCCGTGGACCAGGCGATGCCCTGGATCGTGCTGACCGCGCCGTACGTGATGGTCAGCACGGCGATCACCGCGGCAACACCGAAGCCGCGCCGGGGCGTGAGGGCGGCCATCACGAGCCCGAGACCGGCGAAGAGCACGGACAGCAGCGCCACCGACACCATTCCCTGGGCGAACCATTTGGTCTGGTCGGCGAAGTCGAACTTCCCCAGCAGCGCGCCCACGTACAGGATCACGAGCGGTGCGCCGGTAAGGATGAAAAGAGCGGAGACCATGGCCGCGAACTTGGCGAGAACGTAGTCGGACCGCTCGATCGGCCGGGAGAAGTACAGCGGAACGCTCTTGAACCGAAGGTCCCTGGAGACCGACTGCGGTGCCTGCGCGGCGATGAACAGCCCGATGACGGCCTGAAGGTAGATCGCGAACGAGGTGTACTTGATCGGCAGCTTCGTCGAGTTCGGCGTGGCGATGGCGACCGCCACGAGGATCGCCGCGACCAGGCACATCACGCCGAACAGCAGCATGGGAAGCACCTTGGACTTGGCCGAGCGGCCGAGTCCGAAGGAGCCGCGCAGGGACTGCGAATAGAGCGAGCGGCGTGCGTAGGCGCGGCCGAGGCGCGGGCCGTCGTAGGCGCGGTAGCCGATGTTGTGGATCCGGGAGGTCTCGCTCCCGGTCGCGGCGCCGGTCTCAGTGCTCATCGCGACCGCTCCCCTTCTGCTGTACGGCCCCGGCGGCCACGGACGCGGTCCGCGCCTCGGAGTGCGCTGCCGGTGCCTCTTCGGTACGGAAGACCTCGGCGATGTGGTGGCGGCGCTGTTCCATCCGGACGAGGCCGAGGCCGAGCCCGGCGACGCTGTCGCGGACGAGGTCGTACGTCTCCTCGCCGGTCGCCTCGATCAGCAGGATGTGGCCCGCGCCCGGCAGCCCCTCCGCGTCCAGCCCGTCGAGTCCCACCAGCTTGATCCCGGCACCGGTGAGGGCCTGCCGCAGGGCGTCGGTCCCGTCGGGGTGGGTGTCGCTGTCGGTGACCTCCACCGCGAGGGTCGTGGTGGTCTGGGTGAAGTCGCTGGTGGAGCTCGAGCGCAGGAGCGTTCCGCCGTCGATGACGACGACGTGGTCGCAGGTGCGTTCCAGCTCACCCAGGAGGTGCGAGGTGACGAGGACCGAGATGCCGAAGTCCGTGTGGATACGCCGGATC
This genomic interval from Streptomyces sp. NBC_00464 contains the following:
- a CDS encoding ABC transporter ATP-binding protein codes for the protein MTTIEIDHTSRWFGNVVAVNDVSMTVGPGVTGLLGPNGAGKSTLINMMAGFLAPSTGTVTLDGKAIWRNEAVYRQIGIVPEREGMYDFLTGREFVVANSELHGLGDAEAAAALATVQMEYAQDRKISTYSKGMRQRVKMASALVHDPSVLLLDEPFNGMDPRQRMQLMELLRRMGAEGRTVLFSSHILEEVEQLASHIEVIVAGRHAASGDFRKIRRLMTDRPHRYLVRSSDDRALAAALIADPSTAGIEVDLGENALRIQAVDFGRFTTLLPKVARDQGIRLLTVSPSDESLESVFSYLVAA
- a CDS encoding ABC transporter ATP-binding protein; the encoded protein is MRFPRVTALDRLSLDIGPGVTGLVGANGAGKSTLIKILLGLSPATEGRAAVLGLDVATSGAAIRERVGYMPEHDCLPPDVSATEFVVHMARMSGLPPTAARERTADTLRHVGLYEERYRPIGGYSTGMKQRVKLAQALVHDPQLVLLDEPTNGLDPVGRDEMLGLIRRIHTDFGISVLVTSHLLGELERTCDHVVVIDGGTLLRSSSTSDFTQTTTTLAVEVTDSDTHPDGTDALRQALTGAGIKLVGLDGLDAEGLPGAGHILLIEATGEETYDLVRDSVAGLGLGLVRMEQRRHHIAEVFRTEEAPAAHSEARTASVAAGAVQQKGSGRDEH
- a CDS encoding ABC transporter permease, whose protein sequence is MYDPTVARLTYRALLGRRRAAILFVLPALLIVIAVAVRMFAGADDQVASDVLGGFAIATMVPLIGVIAGTGAIGPEIDDGSIVYLLSKPVTRPTIIFTKLIVAIAVTMVFSAVPTLIAGLILNGNGQQIAVAYTIAALVASIAYSALFLLLGTISRHAVVLGLVYALVWEALFGSLVPGARTLSVQQWSLAVAEKVGGGGAITSDVGLPVATVLLAAVTVVATWYAGQKLRTLKLAGEE
- a CDS encoding HAD family hydrolase; its protein translation is MTFPYKLVATDLDGTLLRDDDTVSERTREALAAVTAAGAAHIIVTGRAVPWTRHILDDLGYEGLAVCGQGAQVYHAGEHKLLTSLTLDRQLAGLALSKVEAEVGPLALAASRDGLDGEVLVGPGYRVQEGPLPAVLVEDPAEMWSAPLNKVYIQHPELDDDALAKAARAAVGNLVDVVMAGPGVVEILPLGLSKATGLSLAARRLGVKAADTIAFGDMPNDIPMFAWAQHGVAMANAHEDLKAVAQEITASNEDDGIAVVLEQLL
- a CDS encoding ABC transporter permease: MSTETGAATGSETSRIHNIGYRAYDGPRLGRAYARRSLYSQSLRGSFGLGRSAKSKVLPMLLFGVMCLVAAILVAVAIATPNSTKLPIKYTSFAIYLQAVIGLFIAAQAPQSVSRDLRFKSVPLYFSRPIERSDYVLAKFAAMVSALFILTGAPLVILYVGALLGKFDFADQTKWFAQGMVSVALLSVLFAGLGLVMAALTPRRGFGVAAVIAVLTITYGAVSTIQGIAWSTGSTGAVPWLGLFSPITLIDGVQTAFLGATSAFPGGEGPGAGAGVVYLIVVLALVAGSYAVLMRRYRRVGL